The Vitis vinifera cultivar Pinot Noir 40024 chromosome 1, ASM3070453v1 DNA segment TCaccacagagagagagagagagagagagagagagagagagagagagagagaggcggATGTGCTTGTTAAGTAAATAAAGAACTGGTGTGAAGTGTATAGAAATCTCACCAGAGCATTACCCCGGATGCGAGGGATAATCTTACAAATGCCCAAAGATTCTGAAAGGCCTTCCAGGAGAACCCAGACCATGCATGGCCGCAGCTTCCACTAAGAACATACAGCAACAGAGCCACAACTATGAACCACCAGGAAGCGTTGAGCACCACTGCTGCACCCACCAGACCCCACCCCAGCTTCAGCATCAACAGCCAACTAAACAATGTGTGGAGAATTAGAGCCACAAACGATATCCATGCCATCATCATTATCTTCCTCTGAGACTGCAGGAACTTAATTATAGGAAAGTACGTTGCATAAGCGAACAGCTGCGGAATCATCCACCGCGCAAAAATCCCTGCTGCTTTTGAGATCGCCTCTGTCTGACCTATAAGTTTCAGTATTTGCCCCGCAAAGATGTAGAGGAAGCTCAGTAGTAGTAGGGATGTTGTAATAAGGATAACCCATGACCTCTGCAAGTAGATTCCCAGCATATCTGGCCGTCGAGCACCGAAGGCTTGACCACACAGCGTCTCCAGTGCACTCCCCATGCCAAACTGTTTGATTTAAGTTCATTAATTCCAAACAATTTTATCCATTTTTGGAATATAATAATACATAATATTCAGCAAATACTTcgtgtgaaaaataaataattcaacAGCGTTAAATTGAGAAAAGATTCGGCTGCAAGTACTACCAGTATGCCAGAAGAGAACCCACCAATTACTGAGTTCTCGATAGCGAAGGCAGCCAGGTCTAGAGCACTAAGGTGGCCGGCAAAGACTTGAGTGACCGCGCCAAGGGAGTAACGGCACAGAGATGAGAAAATGGCCGGGCCAGCAAGACGCCAGAGCTTCTTTGATTCCACAAAGAACTCTCTGAAGAAATCCCCAACTCCGTTAATCGGATCAATATCGTTCCCGTAATTGGCATTGTGGGATGAAAATAGAGAAGTGTTTGCTAGTATTGGATTGTGGGGTTGCCCTGGGGTTTGGTCCTCATCTCT contains these protein-coding regions:
- the LOC100254629 gene encoding protein DETOXIFICATION 29; this translates as MENSEQPLLSTRDEDQTPGQPHNPILANTSLFSSHNANYGNDIDPINGVGDFFREFFVESKKLWRLAGPAIFSSLCRYSLGAVTQVFAGHLSALDLAAFAIENSVIGGFSSGILFGMGSALETLCGQAFGARRPDMLGIYLQRSWVILITTSLLLLSFLYIFAGQILKLIGQTEAISKAAGIFARWMIPQLFAYATYFPIIKFLQSQRKIMMMAWISFVALILHTLFSWLLMLKLGWGLVGAAVVLNASWWFIVVALLLYVLSGSCGHAWSGFSWKAFQNLWAFVRLSLASGVMLCLEVWYFMALTLFAGYLKNAEVSVDALSICLSVLSWTTMVSLGCNAAISVRVSNELGAGHPRTAKFAILVVVISSFFISLVLSLILVLGRRQYPALFSSNPEVKQQVYALTPLLAVCIVINNVQPVLSGVAIGAGWQAFVAYVNIGCYYVFGVPLGLILGYVLHFGVKGIWCGMLSGTVVQTCILFGMIYRTNWNREVSMAGDRIRKWGGGAASTENDVEK